Proteins from one Ipomoea triloba cultivar NCNSP0323 chromosome 1, ASM357664v1 genomic window:
- the LOC116013466 gene encoding choline transporter protein 1-like: protein MRGQLGAVMGKYPSSDGNGERRSGGIIKHNRKCRDVVFLLIFIAFWVAMIVNSSFGFNRGNPLRLTYGLDYKGNICGDRHADPNLHNLEVRYWLNPNEVYQSGLKDGDVKLPNARSICLLDCPILSEDSLNWVCDYPEGDVRLSVEDWINRNYDYFADLPPDLRKNSLQLLGPCYPVIFPSVNVYWSCQFNSRLSNVSLRHWKEMGGADIVEDIIIDKSIHKSINSRSSVLKRYVADVEKSWPVLIVCGGILPVFLSVIWLLMIRYFVAAMPWITVALFNILIISVTMFYYLKAGWIGNNAISPIIGEHDPYYHVSARELNHLHAAAVLMTIIMVIAFLSSIAIVRRILMATSVLKVAAKVIGEVQELIIFPVIPYAILGIFYMFWFSAAFHLFSSGQVVQNDCSNNCCAYDLKTKRVICDRCCGYSVQFTPHIAIAILFHLFGCYWATQFVVACSSTVIAGSVASYYWARDEASPEVPFLSVFSSMKRLIRYSIGSVALGSLVVSFTESIRFILESLRRKFKATNSMPESWIGRILFNTAQGCSKCISWIIKSVNRNAYIMIAITGKSFFKASEIATELIISNILRIGKVNIISDVILFLGKLCVSLASSLFAFLMLDTHKYKSAHDKISSPLFPVLVCWGLGYIVATLFFVVVQMSIDTIILSFCQDSDEHDGTAQYAPPLLMETLSDQNEMQRLTQ, encoded by the exons ATGAGAGGACAGCTAGGAGCAGTGATGGGGAAGTACCCTTCAAGTGATGGGAATGGTGAACGGCGTAGTGGTGGGATTATAAAGCACAACAGGAAATGCAGAGATGTGGTGTTTCTGCTCATCTTCATTGCATTTTGGGTTGCTATGATTGTGAATTCTAGCTTTGGATTCAACAGAGGAAACCCATTAAG GTTAACTTATGGGCTTGATTATAAAGGCAACATTTGTGGTGACCGACATGCAGACCCTAACCTTCATAATTTGGAAGTCAGATATTGGTTAAATCCCAATGAGGTTTATCAAAGTGGTCTAAAGGATGGTGATGTTAAGCTTCCAAATGCCCGAAGTATTTGCTTGTTGGACTGCCCTATTCTATCAGAGGATTCACTAAATTGGGTCTGTGATTATCCAGAGGGTGACGTTCGTCTCTCAGTTGAAGACTGGATTAATAGGAATTATGATTATTTTGCTGATCTTCCTCCTGATTTAAGGAAAAATTCTCTTCAGCTACTGGGTCCATGTTACCCTGTCATATTTCCTAGTGTTAATG TTTATTGGAGCTGCCAATTTAATTCTCGCTTGTCAAATGTGTCTTTGCGGCATTGGAAGGAGATGGGTGGAGCAGACATTGTTGAGGACATTATAATTGATAAATCTATTCACAAGTCCATCAACTCGCGATCATCAGTCTTAAAG AGATATGTTGCTGATGTTGAGAAATCATGGCCTGTCTTGATTGTTTGTGGAGGAATTTTGCCAGTGTTCCTGTCAGTTATTTGGCTTTTGATGATTCGCTACTTTGTTGCTGCAATGCCATGGATTACTGTTGCCCTTTTTAATATCCTTATCATATCAGTAACAATGTTCTACTACTTAAAAG CTGGATGGATTGGAAACAATGCCATATCCCCCATCATCGGCGAACATGACCCATATTATCATGTTTCTGCAAGG GAGTTGAACCATCTCCATGCTGCTGCTGTTCTTATGACCATTATCATGGTTATTGCATTCTTATCATCTATTGCTATTGTGCGCCGTATCCTCATGGCAACATCTGTTCTGAAG GTTGCTGCCAAAGTCATTGGAGAAGTGCAGGAACTAATAATTTTCCCCGTCATTCCATATGCTATCCTTGGAATCTTTTATATGTTCTGGTTTTCAGCGGCTTTCCATCTTTTCAGTTCTGGGCAAGTCGTCCAGAATGACTGCAGCAACAACTGTTGTGCTTATGACCTTAAAACAAAACGAGTGATCTGTGATCGTTGCTGTGGTTATAGTGTCCAATTTACCCCACATATTGCCATTGCTATTCTTTTTCACCTCTTTGGCTGTTACTGGGCTACACAATTTGTTGTTGCGTGCTCCTCAACTGTCATTGCAGGCTCAGTTGCTTCATATTATTGGGCTCGAGATGAAGCATCG CCAGAGGTTCCATTTCTCTCAGTTTTCTCTTCAATGAAGCGGCTTATACGTTACAGCATTGGCTCTGTTGCTCTGGGCTCTCTAGTTGTGTCATTCACTGAGTCCATCCGATTCATACTCGAATCACTTCGTCGCAAATTTAAAGCTACTAATTCGATGCCAGAAAGCTGGATAGGGAGGATTTTGTTTAATACTGCCCAGGGTTGCTCGAAATGTATTAGCTGGATTATCAAATCTGTGAACCGTAATGCTTATATAATG ATAGCTATTACGGGAAAAAGCTTCTTCAAAGCTTCAGAGATTGCAACAGAACTCATTATCAGCAATATCCTCCGGATAGGGAAAGTCAACATTATCAGTGATGTTATCCTGTTTCTTGGGAAGCTATGCGTGAGTCTTGCAAGCTCGCTGTTCGCTTTTCTCATGTTGGATACTCACAAGTACAAGTCCGCACACGACAAGATCTCCTCCCCGCTATTCCCAGTGCTG GTATGCTGGGGTCTTGGATATATTGTTGCTACCCTTTTCTTTGTAGTGGTGCAAATGTCGATCGATACCATAATCCTTTCGTTCTGCCAAGACTCCGATGAGCACGATGGAACTGCCCAATACGCACCTCCTCTTCTAATGGAGACTTTGAGTGACCAGAATGAGATGCAAAGACTTACACAATGa
- the LOC116018756 gene encoding salicylate carboxymethyltransferase-like, whose translation MEVVEVLHMNGGIGHTSYANNSLLQQNVILRAKPITDEAIRSLYANLNPKNICIADLGCSSGPNTFLAVSNLVKAVENQRKKLGRRQSPEFQIYLNDLPSNDFNTIFRSLPKHQEDFRREMGDGFGVPFFNAVAGSFYGRLFPTDSLHFVHSSFTLHWLSQVPQGLEGNKGNICMATTSPLNVIKAYYNQFNNDFSIFLKCRSKELVKGGKMVLTIMGRKNDNPTFHLMELLARALNDLVAEGFVEEEKLNSFNTPVYTPSLAEVKSLVENDGSFTIECLETFQIHWTGDEYDNDDNIIGNNNNAAYKVARGLRAVIEPVLVSHFGEGIIEEVFQRYRKMIADSMSREKTEYTNFVISLIKK comes from the exons ATGGAGGTAGTTGAAGTGCTCCACATGAATGGAGGTATTGGGCACACCAGTTATGCCAACAACTCTCTTCTTCAG CAAAACGTGATACTAAGGGCAAAGCCGATAACAGATGAAGCAATAAGAAGCCTCTACGCCAACCTTAATCCTAAGAACATCTGCATTGCCGACCTGGGCTGTTCTTCCGGCCCCAACACTTTCTTGGCCGTCTCTAACCTCGTGAAAGCTGTCGAAAATCAACGTAAGAAGCTTGGGCGCCGACAGTCTCCGGAGTTCCAGATTTACTTAAATGACCTTCCCTCCAATGACTTCAACACCATTTTCCGGTCCTTGCCAAAGCACCAAGAGGATTTTAGGAGAGAGATGGGAGATGGGTTTGGGGTACCCTTCTTCAATGCAGTTGCTGGCTCTTTTTATGGGAGGCTTTTCCCTACTGATAGCCTCCATTTCGTTCACTCTTCATTCACTCTCCATTGGCTATCTCAG GTACCTCAAGGACTGGAAGGAAATAAGGGCAACATTTGCATGGCAACTACAAGTCCACTAAATGTGATAAAAGCTTACTATAATCAATTCAATAATGATTTTTCAATCTTTCTCAAGTGTCGCTCAAAAGAATTAGTAAAAGGTGGGAAAATGGTTTTGACCATTATGGGCAGAAAAAATGACAACCCTACTTTCCACCTTATGGAACTCTTAGCCAGGGCCCTTAATGATCTTGTTGCAGAG GGTTTTGTGGAGGAAGAGAAACTAAATTCATTCAATACTCCTGTGTATACACCATCTCTAGCAGAAGTGAAATCCCTAGTTGAAAATGATGGTTCTTTTACTATTGAATGCTTGGAGACTTTCCAAATTCATTGGACTGGAGATGAAtatgataatgatgataatatcATTGGTAACAACAATAATGCTGCATATAAGGTTGCTAGGGGCTTGAGGGCTGTTATTGAGCCTGTACTTGTCAGCCACTTTGGTGAAGGAATAATTGAAGAGGTGTTCCAGAGATACAGAAAGATGATTGCTGATTCCATGTCCAGAGAGAAGACAGAGTACACCAATTTTGTTATCTCtttgattaaaaagtaa